The Brachyhypopomus gauderio isolate BG-103 chromosome 17, BGAUD_0.2, whole genome shotgun sequence genome includes a window with the following:
- the LOC143481238 gene encoding protein TALPID3-like isoform X2 encodes MNVCVSTRNNVNLNDSASSSDAADVLIRSTKVLVEQMNDRRSAAPGRSDVNIYVQRLSDSPHGSCLSETSKQGFVEQKVPPVFPANIPSALFGGSEEDDTASKQALGVARNNNVLRTGKDKKKPSVIQTRDSEQKGQDVLISRYAADGRGAIVAAMKQRSNSGPVRREVKVQLLDAGPSSREPLQSPEVQQPSPAFSAGDGVAATAVAAITAATMAATAPIIQAQTAMVARVDRVASELRQLQEAAGGGTDRGPVRAAQLEEDLTTLTLQRLRHLEKVQDQQLQLQNRLLGSALDAVAARGGPPWPTVRGAGEGVTVPESANGPGLRTLPAGDSPAAAAVQSHSKRTQTGWVKSPLETPAPRKVIPKPTHWIPTSQNTQQSNQTHKGIQESYGDGRPLDWIPISQRSHTRNPAHTAGARGVAMATVDDTEPKQFSLSPLRRRWMIRDL; translated from the exons ATGAACGTTTGTGTTTCTACACGAAATAACGTCAATTTAAACGATTCGGCCTCAAGTTCAGACGCGGCAGACGTTTTGATTCGGTCCACTAAAGTTCTTGTGGAGCAGATGAACGACCGCAGGTCCGCGGCGCCTGGGCGCAGCGACGTGAACATTTATGTTCAAAGACTGTCGGACTCGCCGCATGGTTCTTGCTTGTCCGAAACATCTAAGCAAGGCTTTGTGGAGCAAAAGGTTCCTCCTGTATTTCCTGCAAACATACCATCAGCTTTATTCGGAG GATCTGAAGAAGATGACACGGCATCAAAGCAAGCTCTTGGAGTTGCGAGGAATAACAAT GTTCTTAGAACTggtaaagacaaaaagaaacccTCTGTCATTCAAACAAGGGACAGTGAGCAGAAAG GGCAAGATGTATTAATATCGAGGTACGCTGCTGATGGGAGGGGAGCTATTGTGGCAGCCATGAAACAGAG GTCCAACAGTGGCCCCGTGAGACGGGAGGTGAAGGTGCAGTTGCTGGATGCAGGGCCTTCCTCGCGTGAGCCTCTCCAGAGCCCAGAGGTCCAGCAGCCCAGCCCAGCATTTTCAGCAGGGGACGGTGTGGCTGCTACAGCCGTGGCTGCCATCACAGCTGCCACCATGGCTGCCACAGCTCCGATAATCCAG GCTCAGACTGCGATGGTGGCCCGCGTGGATCGGGTGGCCTCTGAGCTGCGGCAGCTCCAGGAGGCAGCAGGGGGAGGGACAGACCGTGGCCCAGTACGGGCAGCCCAGCTGGAGGAGGACCTGACCACGCTGACCCTGCAGAGGCTTCGGCACCTGGAGAAGGTCCAAGATCAGCAGCTTCAGCTGCAG AACCGTCTGCTGGGCTCTGCTCTGGACGCTGTGGCAGCTCGCGGTGGACCACCCTGGCCAACCGTGCGCGGCGCTGGAGAAGGTGTGACTGTTCCTGAATCAGCAAACGGGCCAGGCCTCCGCACACTGCCTGCTGGGGACAGCCCTGCTGCAGCTG CTGTCCAGAGCCACAGCAAAAGGACTCAGACAGGGTGGGTAAAAAGTCCCCTGGAGACACCTGCACCCCGTAAGGTCATCCCCAAACCCACCCACTGGATCCCCACATCCCAGAACACCCAGCAAAGCAACCAGACGCACAAAGGCATCCAGGAAAGCTATG gagaTGGCAGGCCACTGGACTGGATCCCTATCAGCCAGAGATCTCACACAAGGAACCCAGCACACACTGCTGGGGCGAGGGGGGTTGCTATGGCAACAGTCGATGACACTGAACCAAAGCAATTCAG
- the LOC143481238 gene encoding protein TALPID3-like isoform X1 — protein MNVCVSTRNNVNLNDSASSSDAADVLIRSTKVLVEQMNDRRSAAPGRSDVNIYVQRLSDSPHGSCLSETSKQGFVEQKVPPVFPANIPSALFGGSEEDDTASKQALGVARNNNVLRTGKDKKKPSVIQTRDSEQKGQDVLISRYAADGRGAIVAAMKQRSNSGPVRREVKVQLLDAGPSSREPLQSPEVQQPSPAFSAGDGVAATAVAAITAATMAATAPIIQAQTAMVARVDRVASELRQLQEAAGGGTDRGPVRAAQLEEDLTTLTLQRLRHLEKVQDQQLQLQNRLLGSALDAVAARGGPPWPTVRGAGEGVTVPESANGPGLRTLPAGDSPAAAAVQSHSKRTQTGWVKSPLETPAPRKVIPKPTHWIPTSQNTQQSNQTHKGIQESYGDGRPLDWIPISQRSHTRNPAHTAGARGVAMATVDDTEPKQFRMTRLDSHQLRTCFPRRWRRRCSLLLGEVEEEEVQGSVCPAPSGSSS, from the exons ATGAACGTTTGTGTTTCTACACGAAATAACGTCAATTTAAACGATTCGGCCTCAAGTTCAGACGCGGCAGACGTTTTGATTCGGTCCACTAAAGTTCTTGTGGAGCAGATGAACGACCGCAGGTCCGCGGCGCCTGGGCGCAGCGACGTGAACATTTATGTTCAAAGACTGTCGGACTCGCCGCATGGTTCTTGCTTGTCCGAAACATCTAAGCAAGGCTTTGTGGAGCAAAAGGTTCCTCCTGTATTTCCTGCAAACATACCATCAGCTTTATTCGGAG GATCTGAAGAAGATGACACGGCATCAAAGCAAGCTCTTGGAGTTGCGAGGAATAACAAT GTTCTTAGAACTggtaaagacaaaaagaaacccTCTGTCATTCAAACAAGGGACAGTGAGCAGAAAG GGCAAGATGTATTAATATCGAGGTACGCTGCTGATGGGAGGGGAGCTATTGTGGCAGCCATGAAACAGAG GTCCAACAGTGGCCCCGTGAGACGGGAGGTGAAGGTGCAGTTGCTGGATGCAGGGCCTTCCTCGCGTGAGCCTCTCCAGAGCCCAGAGGTCCAGCAGCCCAGCCCAGCATTTTCAGCAGGGGACGGTGTGGCTGCTACAGCCGTGGCTGCCATCACAGCTGCCACCATGGCTGCCACAGCTCCGATAATCCAG GCTCAGACTGCGATGGTGGCCCGCGTGGATCGGGTGGCCTCTGAGCTGCGGCAGCTCCAGGAGGCAGCAGGGGGAGGGACAGACCGTGGCCCAGTACGGGCAGCCCAGCTGGAGGAGGACCTGACCACGCTGACCCTGCAGAGGCTTCGGCACCTGGAGAAGGTCCAAGATCAGCAGCTTCAGCTGCAG AACCGTCTGCTGGGCTCTGCTCTGGACGCTGTGGCAGCTCGCGGTGGACCACCCTGGCCAACCGTGCGCGGCGCTGGAGAAGGTGTGACTGTTCCTGAATCAGCAAACGGGCCAGGCCTCCGCACACTGCCTGCTGGGGACAGCCCTGCTGCAGCTG CTGTCCAGAGCCACAGCAAAAGGACTCAGACAGGGTGGGTAAAAAGTCCCCTGGAGACACCTGCACCCCGTAAGGTCATCCCCAAACCCACCCACTGGATCCCCACATCCCAGAACACCCAGCAAAGCAACCAGACGCACAAAGGCATCCAGGAAAGCTATG gagaTGGCAGGCCACTGGACTGGATCCCTATCAGCCAGAGATCTCACACAAGGAACCCAGCACACACTGCTGGGGCGAGGGGGGTTGCTATGGCAACAGTCGATGACACTGAACCAAAGCAATTCAG
- the timm9 gene encoding mitochondrial import inner membrane translocase subunit Tim9 isoform X2 produces MAAQVSESDQIKQFKEFLGTYNKLTENCFMDCVKDFTTREVKTEETSCSESCLQKYLKMTQRISMRFQEYHIQQNEALAAKAGLLGQPR; encoded by the exons ATGGCTGCTCAAGTCTCGGAGTCGGACCAAATCAAGCAG ttCAAGGAATTTCTTGGCACCTACAACAAACTGACAGAGAACTGCTTTATGGACTGTGTAAAAGATTTCACCACAAGGGAGGTCAAAACAGAAGAG ACTTCGTGCTCCGAGAGTTGCCTACAGAAGTATCTGAAAATGACCCAGAGGATCTCCATGCGCTTCCAAGAGTACCACATCCAGCAGAACGAGGCTCTGGCAGCCAAAGCTGGCTTACTTGGCCAGCCCCGGTAG
- the timm9 gene encoding mitochondrial import inner membrane translocase subunit Tim9 isoform X1 — MCRSGLVRLTEPCCLIVTCPSGAHSVVLHCGVPGHYYRTMAAQVSESDQIKQFKEFLGTYNKLTENCFMDCVKDFTTREVKTEETSCSESCLQKYLKMTQRISMRFQEYHIQQNEALAAKAGLLGQPR; from the exons ATGTGCCGAAGTGGATTGGTCAGGTTGACGGAACCGTGTTGTCTCATCGTCACATGTCCTTCAGGAGCTCACAGCGTTGTGTTGCACTGTGGAGTACCAG GACATTATTATAGGACTATGGCTGCTCAAGTCTCGGAGTCGGACCAAATCAAGCAG ttCAAGGAATTTCTTGGCACCTACAACAAACTGACAGAGAACTGCTTTATGGACTGTGTAAAAGATTTCACCACAAGGGAGGTCAAAACAGAAGAG ACTTCGTGCTCCGAGAGTTGCCTACAGAAGTATCTGAAAATGACCCAGAGGATCTCCATGCGCTTCCAAGAGTACCACATCCAGCAGAACGAGGCTCTGGCAGCCAAAGCTGGCTTACTTGGCCAGCCCCGGTAG